From one Babesia bovis T2Bo chromosome 3, whole genome shotgun sequence genomic stretch:
- a CDS encoding sec63 domain containing protein: MAEQYERFKRFEYRTNSNLVLQHDGHVSKGAVTSGEPESLANRLKYKMGDRVVHSKPADLPAKKRSQASDSSSLPLKHRRTRLDLKKGDSVLTVDISDVNHYTPSSVSTRVKYEEILGILQECLTDQPHDVLRDAFGEVMTHLRSPGLKSEDRRKLCEEILGPITDDQFYRLYHASKDLVDFGDSDAAPGTNEFTDNPMGIAVVFDEDEDAESDVNSVDEDYLDEDHDESHIQTIRRENADFNEVDKYDLPISKIDPHWLQRELNSIFNDPNIAVATEKEILSSLGIPDVQECENKLVLVLKYENFEFAKLVLRNRHKIMYCTRLGQAQTDAEKESIYEEMRQSPEGTAVLQELEEVHLRRNRDQKMALNVTREASNLARQSAKPDDSALQDLEDLVPENTTSGDVSTPIEVLDLDSLAFKDGAQHMTNTKVVLPPESERIEHQSYDELIIHPLERPSGLERRSIKTLPEWTHAAFPGVDSLNPVQSVIADVAFNCFEENMLVCAPTGAGKTNVAVLAMLSVLDRHRDETGNLNLHDFKIVYISPMKSLVMEQAQSFSQRFAPYGISVRELTGDMSLTRNQLMDTQLLVVTPEKWDVVTRRSGMENIVQLIIIDEIHLLHDRRGPVLEAIVARTMHNDRRNKTKTRLVGLSATMPNYGDIAEFLRVDPEKGLFYFGNHYRPVGLEQRYIGIKEKKAVKRYNVMNELVYERVMEDAGKNQVLVFVHSRKETARTAKLIRDMAFKTDNLGIFLHSDSASREILSTESEAIKTTELKELLPYGLGIHHAGLPRSDRKLVEDLFSDGHIQLLISTATLSWGVNLPAHTVIIKGTQVYSPEEGCWTELCPLSVQQMLGRAGRPQYDKEGKGIIITSHSKLQFYLSLNNQQLPIESQLVTTLPDLLNAEIVLGNITTRNDAVTWLGDTYFSIRMRREPRLYSVITDDDDAEPTEDMFSARLESLAHSALLELDKHALIRYERRSGAIKATPLGRIASLYYLKPPSVKTYIDNLKPDLSDPDLLKVFAASAEFRYIPVRDEERVELSGLMEKVPIPIRGHGQESSSKVAVLLQSYISRFDLEGYALVSEMTFITQNAGRILRALYEIALTNSWSQLAQRLFDFCKMVERRMWSVMLPLRQFKSLPEELILKLERNDFTWDRYYDLSSVELGELCRQPKLGKTLHRLVHLVPRLELQVFVQPLTRDVLRVEVGISPDFQWDQRLHGSNERFWLFVEDGSGEKILHSQSFVLPAFSSNEIKETSLFFTVEISHPLCSHYFLRVLSERWIGSSSKVSISFSRLILPEKAHPFTEMIDQQPRPVSSLINLPGNCIRLNKQFFIKAFGDHHFNAIQTRTFESIYSQSDTVLLCAPSRSGKFTCAEIAIVRCLSTTENATVVVISPFKSVQQQRLNRLRHKFGDICQVKPLVGDVKTDLVTIAQSTIVVATPRQWDFVSRRWKTKRCLQSVDLIIVENLELIEDPTVGPEIEVSISRMRFVSAQLGYHTRIVGLGGPVSNALDLGAWIGANGNNIFSFRPNSHRTVGPKFTIQSFDQWDDETRRFAMFNTVCNFVINTCRTLDDDQQSAIIFTVDRRFARLMAMEMLLSLEYTGESLSVAEQLTGECWERLSTRERALGTLVQAGVGYCHEGFSDAEIRYIQDLYQRGVIKVLICTASAIWTMSIYAPVVVIADITVSATNRPISQSMYPQTDLTRMLSCAYVSDDAAHRPQALILYESSKRRQLYKLLEDAFPVESCLENRIEELINAEIVQGAIESPQDAIDWLTWTLYYRRLTKNPNYYSMQGTSAQHMSDHLSELVESTFASLEKAQCVSMDDAGVTPLNLGYIAAFYYLRCRTIDTFATSVTPDMTKGSLIQLVSTAEEFVDIKPRPGERIGTKALEPDNKVSELLIAHMQRAMLTNDLQSDLCLVLERIGALLCALVDVLSSNGWLGPVLLAMQLSQRIVQALGFNDSCLLQLPGVGPAWIEKCNASGVHDIYDLMGMEDEDRDALLSEFTTQQCAAIANMCNAVPVLNVECSLGAEQAAPMESVRLTLQIEREGDVGTVHAPLFPVERIEQWWILVGDLDSKRVLGIKRVTLLDSVNQVNIDFEAPNKLGSHELSVYVVSDSYVGTDQQQSISLHVRSE; this comes from the exons ATGGCGGAGCAATATGAGCGTTTTAAACGTTTTGAATATCGTACG AATTCAAACCTCGTGTTACAGCATGACGGCCATGTATCAAAGGGTGCTGTCACTTCGGGCGAGCCCGAATCTCTGGCCAATAGGCTGAAATACAAGATGGGAGACAGGGTTGTTCATTCCAAGCCTGCTGATCTCCCTGCTAAAAAGCGCTCACAAGCGTCTGATTCCAGTTCTCTACCCCTAAAGCATAGAAGGACTCGCTTG GATTTGAAGAAGGGCGATTCTGTCTTGACTGTGGACATATCTGATGTCAATCACTATACTCCATCTTCTGTATCCACTCGTGTGAAGTATGAAGAGATTCTAGGTATCCTTCAGGAGTGTTTAACTGACCAGCCTCATGACGTTCTTCGTGATGCTTTTGGTGAGGTCATGACACATTTACGTTCACCTGGCTTGAAATCTGAGGACCGTCGTAAGCTTTGTGAGGAGATTCTGGGCCCTATTACTGACGATCAGTTTTATCGGTTATATCATGCTTCTAAGGACCTGGTTGACTTTGGTGACTCTGATGCTGCTCCTGGCACTAACGAGTTCACTGACAACCCTATGGGCATAGCGGTTGTGTTTGACGAGGACGAGGATGCTGAATCCGACGTCAACAGTGTTGATGAAGACTACCTTGATGAGGACCACGACGAGTCTCACATTCAAACTATACGGCGTGAAAACGCCGACTTCAATGAAGTTGACAAGTATGACTTACCTATAAGCAAGATCGACCCTCACTGGTTACAGCGTGAGCTGAACTCTATATTCAACGACCCGAACATCGCGGTTGCTACTGAGAAGGAGATATTATCATCACTTGGTATTCCTGACGTCCAGGAGTGTGAGAACAAGTTAGTTCTCGTTTTGAAATATGAGAATTTCGAGTTTGCGAAGCTTGTTCTAAGGAACCGTCACAAGATCATGTACTGCACTCGTTTGGGACAAGCTCAAACCGATGCTGAGAAGGAGTCCATATACGAGGAGATGCGTCAATCTCCTGAGGGCACGGCAGTCCTGCAGGAACTTGAGGAAGTCCACCTTCGCCGCAACCGTGACCAGAAAATGGCACTCAATGTAACTCGTGAAGCATCTAACTTAGCTCGTCAATCGGCTAAACCTGACGACAGCGCTCTGCAGGACCTCGAGGACTTGGTTCCGGAGAACACCACTTCGGGAGACGTCAGCACTCCCATTGAAGTGCTTGATCTCGATTCTTTGGCATTCAAGGACGGTGCGCAGCACATGACTAACACGAAGGTAGTGCTACCGCCTGAATCGGAGCGCATCGAACACCAGTCGTATGATGAACTCATAATTCACCCTCTGGAGCGACCTTCAGGCCTCGAGCGCCGCAGCATAAAGACACTCCCCGAATGGACCCATGCGGCATTCCCCGGTGTGGATTCCTTGAATCCCGTGCAATCGGTGATTGCCGATGTGGCATTCAACTGCTTTGAGGAAAACATGCTGGTCTGCGCGCCCACGGGCGCTGGCAAAACCAACGTCGCCGTGCTTGCCATGCTCAGTGTACTTGACCGGCATCGCGATGAAACGGGTAACCTAAATCTCCACGACTTCAAGATTGTCTACATATCGCCCATGAAGAGTCTGGTTATGGAGCAGGCGCAATCATTTTCGCAGCGTTTTGCGCCTTATGGCATATCAGTTCGCGAATTGACTGGTGACATGAGTTTAACTCGTAACCAGTTGATGGACACCCAGCTTTTGGTGGTTACCCCTGAGAAGTGGGATGTCGTCACTCGCAGGAGCGGCATGGAGAACATAGTCCAGCTGATAATCATTGATGAGATCCACCTTCTACACGATCGTCGCGGCCCAGTTCTCGAGGCCATTGTAGCCAGGACCATGCATAACGACCGTCGCAACAAGACCAAGACACGGTTAGTCGGTTTAAGTGCCACTATGCCAAACTATGGCGACATTGCTGAATTCCTTCGCGTGGACCCTGAAAAGGGCCTGTTTTACTTTGGGAACCACTATCGTCCCGTGGGACTCGAGCAGCGTTACATCGGTATAAAGGAAAAGAAGGCGGTTAAACGCTACAATGTAATGAACGAGCTGGTATACGAACGTGTTATGGAAGACGCCGGTAAGAACCAGGTCCTTGTATTCGTGCACAGCCGCAAGGAAACTGCACGCACGGCCAAGTTAATCCGTGATATGGCCTTCAAAACTGACAATTTAGGCATCTTCCTCCATAGTGACAGTGCATCCCGCGAGATTCTATCCACTGAATCCGAGGCCATAAAGACCACTGAGTTAAAGGAACTGCTACCGTACGGATTAGGTATTCACCACGCAGGTTTACCTAGATCAGATCGCAAGTTGGTAGAGGACCTCTTCTCTGATGGCCACATACAATTGTTAATTAGTACTGCTACTTTAAGTTGGGGTGTCAATTTACCGGCGCATACAGTAATTATCAAGGGTACTCAGGTATACTCCCCCGAGGAAGGATGCTGGACTGAGTTATGCCCGCTGTCCGTGCAGCAAATGCTGGGTCGTGCAGGTAGGCCTCAGTATGACAAGGAGGGCAAGGGCATTATCATTACTTCACACAGCAAGTTACAGTTCTACCTGTCACTGAACAACCAGCAGCTACCCATTGAGAGCCAGTTGGTAACTACGCTACCAGATCTCCTGAATGCTGAAATAGTCCTCGGGAACATTACTACCAGGAATGACGCCGTTACATGGCTGGGTGACACTTATTTCTCGATAAGGATGCGTCGCGAGCCGCGGTTATACAGTGTGATCACTGACGACGACGATGCGGAGCCCACTGAGGACATGTTCAGTGCGCGTCTGGAATCACTTGCTCACAGTGCTTTGCTGGAACTTGACAAGCATGCACTAATTCGGTACGAGCGTCGCAGTGGCGCTATAAAGGCAACTCCGTTAGGCAGGATCGCAAGTCTGTACTACCTTAAACCGCCCTCGGTAAAGACCTATATCGACAACCTGAAGCCTGATTTGTCAGATCCCGATTTGCTGAAGGTATTTGCTGCAAGTGCTGAGTTCAGGTACATCCCAGTGCGTGACGAGGAACGTGTTGAGTTATCTGGATTAATGGAGAAAGTGCCCATCCCAATCAGGGGACACGGCCAGGAGTCATCTAGTAAAGTTGCCGTCCTCCTGCAGAGCTACATATCACGCTTCGATTTGGAGGGATACGCCCTGGTATCGGAAATGACATTTATAACCCAGAATGCAGGCCGTATTCTACGTGCGTTGTACGAAATCGCGCTGACCAACTCCTGGAGCCAGTTGGCGCAGCGTCTGTTTGACTTTTGCAAGATGGTTGAGCGCCGCATGTGGTCCGTGATGCTCCCGCTGCGCCAATTTAAATCGTTGCCCGAGGAGCTGATCCTGAAGCTGGAGCGTAACGACTTTACCTGGGACCGTTACTACGACCTCAGCAGTGTCGAGCTTGGTGAGCTCTGCCGTCAGCCCAAGCTCGGCAAGACCTTGCACCGGTTGGTTCACCTGGTACCTCGCCTAGAGCTCCAGGTCTTCGTCCAGCCACTGACTCGCGACGTACTCCGCGTTGAGGTGGGCATATCACCGGACTTCCAGTGGGACCAGCGCTTACACGGCAGCAACGAGCGATTCTGGCTCTTTGTTGAGGACGGCAGTGGCGAGAAAATACTGCACAGCCAAAGTTTCGTGCTACCTGCGTTCTCCTCGAACGAGATAAAGGAAACATCTCTGTTCTTCACTGTCGAGATATCGCATCCGCTATGTTCACACTACTTCCTGAGGGTACTTTCAGAACGTTGGATTGGCAGTTCAAGCAAGGTATCTATCAGCTTCAGCCGGCTAATTCTCCCCGAGAAGGCACACCCGTTTACTGAAATGATAGACCAGCAGCCTAGACCCGTGTCCTCCTTGATTAATCTTCCCGGCAACTGCATTCGCCTGAATAAGCAGTTTTTCATCAAGGCCTTTGGAGACCACCACTTTAATGCTATCCAGACGCGTACTTTTGAGTCAATATATTCCCAGAGTGACACTGTACTGCTATGCGCCCCAAGTCGCAGTGGCAAGTTTACTTGCGCCGAGATCGCAATCGTACGCTGCCTGTCCACCACTGAAAATGCCACTGTAGTTGTCATATCACCATTCAAATCAGTCCAGCAGCAGCGTCTAAATCGCCTGCGCCACAAATTTGGCGATATATGCCAGGTCAAGCCACTAGTGGGTGATGTTAAAACCGATCTCGTGACAATAGCGCAATCAACTATCGTAGTTGCCACGCCCAGGCAGTGGGACTTTGTATCACGCCGCTGGAAGACTAAACGCTGCCTCCAGTCAGTGGACCTAATAATCGTGGAAAACCTGGAACTTATCGAGGACCCTACTGTAGGCCCCGAGATTGAAGTGTCAATCAGCCGCATGAGGTTTGTGTCAGCCCAGCTGGGATACCATACGCGCATAGTGGGACTCGGGGGACCAGTGTCAAACGCCCTGGACCTTGGTGCGTGGATAGGTGCAAACGGTAACAACATCTTCAGCTTTAGGCCAAACTCACACCGTACCGTGGGACCCAAATTCACTATCCAGTCATTTGACCAGTGGGATGACGAAACACGCAGGTTTGCCATGTTCAACACCGTTTGCAACTTCGTGATCAACACTTGCAGGACCCTGGATGACGATCAGCAGAGTGCCATTATATTCACGGTCGATCGCAGGTTTGCCAGGCTAATGGCCATGGAAATGCTACTATCACTGGAGTATACCGGGGAAAGCTTATCTGTGGCAGAACAACTCACTGGTGAATGCTGGGAGCGTCTGTCCACCAGAGAACGTGCTCTGGGTACCTTGGTACAGGCTGGAGTAGGATACTGCCATGAAGGCTTCAGCGACGCCGAGATACGGTATATCCAGGACCTGTACCAACGAGGAGTGATCAAGGTACTGATATGTACCGCCTCGGCTATATGGACAATGTCAATATACGCGCCAGTGGTGGTCATAGCCGACATAACCGTGTCGGCCACCAATAGGCCAATATCGCAGTCAATGTACCCGCAGACTGATCTTACCCGGATGTTATCCTGTGCCTACGTATCGGATGACGCCGCCCACAGGCCTCAGGCACTAATACTCTACGAAAGCAGCAAGCGCAGGCAGCTCTATAAACTACTGGAAGACGCCTTCCCCGTGGAAAGCTGCCTGGAAAACCGTATAGAAGAGCTGATCAACGCTGAAATTGTGCAAGGCGCTATAGAATCACCCCAAGATGCCATAGACTGGCTTACGTGGACGTTATACTACCGGAGGCTGACTAAGAACCCTAACTACTACTCAATGCAGGGCACGAGCGCACAGCACATGAGCGACCACCTGAGTGAGCTCGTGGAATCCACGTTCGCTTCACTCGAGAAGGCCCAGTGCGTGTCAATGGACGACGCGGGAGTTACACCGCTTAACCTGGGATACATCGCAGCATTCTACTACCTCCGGTGCCGCACCATCGACACCTTCGCTACCTCCGTTACCCCGGACATGACCAAAGGGTCACTCATACAGCTAGTGTCCACAGCGGAGGAGTTTGTCGACATTAAACCAAGGCCCGGTGAAAGGATAGGCACTAAGGCACTGGAGCCTGACAATAAGGTTAGCGAGTTGTTAATCGCCCATATGCAGAGAGCTATGTTGACTAACGATTTGCAAAGTGACCTTTGCCTAGTGCTGGAGCGCATAGGCGCCTTGCTATGTGCACTGGTTGACGTCCTCAGCAGTAACGGGTGGTTGGGTCCAGTACTGCTGGCAATGCAACTAAGCCAGCGTATAGTGCAGGCCCTAGGATTCAACGACAGCTGCTTGCTGCAGCTGCCCGGCGTAGGGCCCGCGTGGATAGAAAAGTGCAACGCCTCGGGAGTACATGACATATACGACCTTATGGGCATGGAAGACGAGGATAGGGACGCGCTGCTATCGGAGTTTACCACGCAGCAATGCGCCGCCATAGCCAACATGTGTAACGCAGTACCAGTGCTCAACGTGGAGTGTAGCCTGGGCGCCGAGCAAGCGGCGCCAATGGAATCCGTGAGACTCACGCTGCAAATCGAACGCGAGGGCGATGTAGGCACTGTACACGCGCCACTGTTCCCAGTGGAACGCATCGAGCAGTGGTGGATCCTAGTTGGCGACCTGGATTCTAAACGGGTACTGGGAATTAAAAGAGTAACGCTACTGGACAGTGTTAACCAGGTTAATATCGATTTCGAGGCGCCAAACAAACTAGGAAGCCACGAGCTGAGTGTGTACGTCGTAAGCGACTCTTACGTCGGTACCGACCAACAGCAGAGTATATCGCTACACGTACGAAGCGAGTAA
- a CDS encoding putative DNA-directed RNA polymerase beta subunit (Rpb2) produces MVTTKKRSDNAGVQFADVPTVHHYDIAREAAPVGDIKDKWKILPCYMGMRGIARQHINSYNNFVLREIKEIVNAPSNKMLKSDACKKFYIEFIDINVGEPTMSENNNKPILLTPQLCRMRDITYSAPMYVDVEYYNGEGVASKRVEIGRLPVMLRSCVCALSGGMRANGNVDNFELSSRLGECPYDPGGYFIIKGVEKVILMQEQLSKCRVIVETDVKKNICATVTSATAESKSRTAVVYKNQKLYVRHNSFTDDVPLCIILKAMGVTTDEEIAQLIGTAGAREYLPTGGDYILSIEDLYNEGINTRMDALLYVGRKVRPRPLAKGFFTSSKERLPKTNQNLIEDTHDILTRVLLSHIPMRNCRDFSGKIKSLCLMARRVLSVASGKEPMDDKDHYGNKRLELAGQLISILFEDLFKAFLGQLKKQIDATLTRHYEIVSNCHGGEQAKYPDCLVSLPTDIITRGMQATISTGNWNIKRFRIERSGVSQILSRLSYISCLGMMTKTNSQFEKGRKVSKPRALQPSQLGLICPCDTPEGESCGLVKNLSLMNHVTTDGDIERLVELLYWLGVESADALSARDCFDDDRNVTVFLNGIIIGVHQNGKQLIKDVVALRRRGKISAFVSVFENYQQREVHISSDGGRLCRPLIVVENGKPLLTPKVLSQLVEGQIPLSKLFASGVLEWIDVNEENNTLIVMRESDITPKTTHLEISPMSMLGVVAGLIPFPNHNQSPRNTYQCAMGKQSIGSIGYNQLNRCDTILHLMVYPQRPLVTTKAIQLVNFDKLPAGQNVIVAVMSYQGYEIEDAVVINKASSERGFSRCYSLRRVTVEIEKLNHAAERPGGLNNRPQITNVTPVDDLTGDSVIGVGQKVKKDDTLLKKLTQTSTGQIKVTDIKYQFNQPAYVDRVMCITTIAESVMYKIMLRQVRLPEIGDKYSSRHGQKGVVGLIESQENLPFSEHGWVPDLIMNPHGFPSRMTVGKMLELVAAKAAVLNGIFEDGTPFEADSLPAIERSLIKKGFHPAGKEILYSGITGEPLETLIFTGPMYYQKLKHMVSDKIHARAVGPRQSLTRQPTEGRSKDGGLRLGEMERDCLIAYGASGLLVERLMLSSDVFQMDVCHQCGFIGYDGWCAYCKQRGQTATVAIPYACKLLFQELQAMNIRPNVILKESTGT; encoded by the coding sequence ATGGTGACTACTAAGAAGAGAAGTGATAACGCAGGAGTACAGTTCGCCGACGTACCCACGGTACATCACTATGATATCGCACGTGAAGCTGCACCGGTAGGTGATATAAAAGATAAATGGAAGATTCTACCGTGCTACATGGGCATGAGAGGTATAGCACGCCAGCATATCAACTCGTATAACAATTTCGTACTACGGGAAATCAAGGAAATTGTAAACGCACCAAGCAACAAAATGCTAAAAAGCGATGCTTGCAAGAAGTTTTACATCGAGTTCATCGATATTAATGTGGGAGAGCCCACAATGTCAGAGAATAACAACAAGCCTATACTACTGACGCCACAGCTCTGTCGTATGCGCGATATTACCTATAGCGCGCCCATGTACGTAGACGTGGAGTACTACAACGGTGAGGGAGTAGCGTCAAAGCGAGTTGAAATTGGACGACTACCAGTAATGCTACGCAGCTGCGTATGTGCACTCTCAGGAGGTATGCGCGCCAATGGAAATGTGGATAATTTTGAATTATCATCACGACTTGGAGAGTGCCCATACGATCCAGGAGGTTATTTCATCATTAAAGGAGTGGAAAAGGTAATATTGATGCAGGAACAGTTAAGCAAGTGTAGAGTCATTGTGGAAACAGATGTTAAGAAAAATATATGCGCCACAGTGACTTCAGCAACAGCTGAGTCGAAAAGTAGAACGGCAGTAGTATACAAAAACCAAAAGTTATACGTAAGACATAACAGCTTCACAGATGATGTGCCGCTGTGTATCATACTCAAAGCCATGGGTGTCACAACCGACGAAGAAATTGCACAACTTATCGGAACAGCAGGTGCCAGGGAGTACCTACCAACAGGAGGTGATTATATACTATCCATAGAAGATCTGTATAACGAAGGGATCAATACAAGAATGGATGCACTCTTGTACGTAGGACGTAAAGTAAGACCCAGACCATTGGCTAAAGGGTTCTTCACAAGCTCAAAAGAACGATTACCAAAAACTAACCAGAACCTAATAGAAGATACACATGATATACTGACACGAGTGCTGCTGTCACATATACCAATGAGAAATTGCCGAGATTTTTCGGGAAAAATAAAAAGTCTGTGTCTAATGGCAAGGCGAGTGCTTTCCGTAGCCAGTGGCAAAGAACCGATGGACGATAAGGACCATTACGGTAATAAACGACTTGAACTTGCAGGACAGCTGATATCGATCCTCTTCGAAGATTTATTCAAGGCGTTCCTAGGTCAACTGAAGAAACAAATTGATGCTACACTCACAAGGCATTATGAAATTGTGTCAAACTGCCATGGAGGTGAACAGGCAAAATATCCAGATTGCCTAGTTAGCCTGCCAACAGATATTATTACCAGAGGAATGCAAGCAACAATATCAACAGGGAATTGGAATATAAAAAGATTCAGAATAGAACGAAGTGGAGTATCGCAAATATTGTCAAGGCTCTCTTATATATCGTGTCTAGGAATGATGACGAAAACAAATTCACAATTTGAAAAAGGACGTAAAGTTAGTAAACCAAGGGCACTGCAACCCTCGCAACTAGGTTTAATATGCCCATGTGATACGCCAGAAGGTGAGAGTTGTGGACTAGTGAAAAACCTAAGTTTAATGAACCACGTAACAACGGATGGCGATATCGAAAGGTTGGTAGAGTTGCTCTACTGGCTTGGAGTGGAGTCGGCAGACGCACTCTCAGCAAGAGATTGCTTCGACGATGATAGGAATGTAACAGTATTCCTGAATGGTATAATTATAGGAGTCCACCAAAATGGGAAACAGCTAATCAAAGATGTAGTGGCATTAAGAAGAAGAGGCAAGATAAGTGCATTTGTCTCGGTGTTTGAGAATTATCAGCAACGAGAAGTGCACATATCGTCAGATGGAGGGAGATTATGTAGACCCCTGATTGTAGTGGAAAATGGAAAACCACTACTTACACCAAAGGTACTGTCACAACTGGTAGAAGGACAAATACCACTCTCGAAACTATTTGCATCGGGGGTACTCGAATGGATAGATGTCAACGAGGAAAATAATACACTCATAGTCATGAGAGAAAGTGATATCACACCGAAAACCACGCATCTTGAAATTAGCCCTATGAGCATGCTGGGAGTAGTGGCAGGGTTAATACCGTTCCCAAACCATAACCAAAGCCCAAGAAATACATACCAATGCGCAATGGGAAAGCAATCTATAGGTAGTATAGGGTACAATCAATTGAATAGGTGCGATACCATACTGCATCTGATGGTATACCCGCAGAGACCACTGGTGACCACAAAAGCGATACAGCTGGTAAACTTCGATAAGCTGCCAGCAGGACAAAATGTTATAGTCGCAGTAATGAGCTACCAGGGATATGAAATCGAAGATGCAGTGGTGATCAACAAGGCGTCAAGCGAACGCGGATTCAGTAGGTGCTACTCACTGAGGAGGGTCACAGTTGAAATTGAGAAGTTAAACCACGCAGCAGAGAGGCCGGGTGGACTCAATAACAGGCCGCAAATAACTAATGTAACACCAGTGGACGACCTAACTGGAGATAGTGTAATTGGAGTAGGACAAAAAGTGAAAAAAGATGATACGCTACTGAAAAAGCTGACGCAAACGTCAACGGGACAGATCAAGGTCACGGATATAAAGTATCAATTCAACCAGCCAGCATACGTAGATAGAGTCATGTGCATAACAACTATCGCAGAAAGCGTTATGTATAAAATAATGCTAAGACAAGTGAGATTACCGGAAATAGGTGATAAATATAGCAGTAGACATGGACAAAAAGGGGTGGTAGGGCTCATAGAAAGCCAGGAAAATCTACCATTCAGCGAGCATGGATGGGTACCGGATCTTATAATGAACCCACATGGATTCCCATCACGAATGACAGTAGGCAAAATGCTAGAGCTGGTAGCAGCCAAAGCAGCTGTGCTCAACGGTATATTCGAAGACGGGACGCCGTTCGAAGCGGATTCACTGCCAGCGATTGAAAGAAGCCTTATAAAAAAGGGATTCCACCCAGCAGGAAAGGAAATACTGTACTCAGGTATCACGGGAGAACCCTTGGAAACACTTATATTCACAGGGCCAATGTACTACCAGAAGCTGAAGCATATGGTATCAGATAAAATACACGCACGTGCTGTAGGACCTAGACAGTCACTAACCAGGCAACCAACAGAAGGACGCTCAAAAGATGGTGGACTAAGACTAGGTGAAATGGAAAGAGACTGCCTTATCGCATACGGAGCAAGTGGACTGCTAGTAGAACGATTAATGCTAAGCAGTGATGTATTCCAAATGGATGTGTGCCACCAATGCGGATTCATAGGATACGATGGATGGTGCGCATACTGTAAACAAAGAGGACAAACAGCAACTGTAGCCATACCGTACGCATGTAAACTGCTATTCCAAGAACTACAAGCAATGAATATACGGCCAAACGTTATACTCAAGGAAAGTACAGGCACATAG
- a CDS encoding putative 60S ribosomal protein L7 codes for MVLERFLIKSFRGIPKEKCNETLLRKVERNEELRQLQQRKVAKHMERRSKRLAGLKKRALCYAKEYLRRERELVELRRQAKAEGGFYKEADEKVVFVVRIKGINKLTPKPRLILKLFRLLQLHNGVFIKMNKATIEMLKLIAPYVTFGYPTLATIRKLLYKRGYAKVGRRGAWSRVRISDDQIIDDNLGKHGIHGMEDIVHQIYTCGPKFKEVTNFLWPFKLNPPRKGFVAKRHGFTEARGGDAGNREHLINELLLRMI; via the coding sequence ATGGTGCTTGAAAGGTTCCTCATTAAAAGCTTCCGCGGAATACCCAAGGAAAAGTGCAATGAAACACTATTGCGCAAAGTAGAACGCAATGAAGAATTGCGCCAACTACAACAACGCAAAGTGGCCAAGCACATGGAAAGACGCAGCAAACGCCTAGCTGGCCTAAAGAAACGCGCATTGTGCTACGCTAAGGAGTACCTTAGACGCGAACGCGAGTTGGTTGAGTTGCGCCGCCAAGCCAAGGCCGAAGGTGGATTCTACAAGGAAGCTGATGAAAAGGTTGTGTTCGTAGTGCGTATCAAAGGTATCAACAAGTTGACACCAAAACCAAGACTTATCCTCAAGCTGTTCCGTCTACTACAGTTGCACAACGGTGTGTTCATCAAGATGAACAAAGCTACCATCGAAATGTTGAAGCTAATTGCACCATACGTTACCTTCGGATACCCAACACTCGCAACCATCCGCAAGTTGCTATACAAAAGGGGATACGCAAAGGTAGGAAGACGTGGAGCATGGAGCAGGGTACGCATCAGCGATGACCAAATTATTGACGACAACCTTGGTAAACATGGAATCCACGGAATGGAGGACATCGTCCACCAAATCTACACGTGCGGACCCAAATTCAAGGAAGTCACCAACTTCCTGTGGCCATTCAAACTCAACCCGCCAAGAAAAGGATTCGTAGCCAAGAGACACGGCTTCACAGAAGCCAGAGGTGGTGACGCCGGAAACCGTGAACACCTCATCAACGAGTTACTACTCAGAATGATTTAA
- a CDS encoding Ribosomal protein S12/S23 family protein — MGSGVPRGMLAARKLKSRRRSQRWADKAYKKAHLGTRWKCNPFKGSSHAKGIVVEKIAIEAKQPNSAYRKSVRVQLIKNGKKITAFVPRDGCLNYIDENDEVLVAGFGRSGHSVGDLPGVRFKVVKVAGVSLLALYKEKKEKPRS, encoded by the exons ATGGGTTCAG gTGTACCACGTGGAATGTTAGCTGCGCGGAAGCTAAAAAGCCGCAGAAGAAGCCAAAGATGGGCCGATAAAGCCTACAAGAAGGCACATTTGGGTACAAGATGGAAGTGCAACCCATTCAAAGGAAGCTCACACGCTAAGGGTATAGTCGTGGAAAAGATCGCTATCGAAGCTAAACAG CCAAACTCTGCCTACCGTAAGAGTGTACGTGTACAACTCATCAAAAACGGTAAGAAGATTACCGCATTCGTACCAAGGGATGGTTGCCTTAACTACATCGATGAAAACGATGAAGTGCTAGTGGCAGGTTTCGGTCGTAGTGGACACTCCGTTGGTGATCTTCCCGGTGTGCGTTTCAAGGTAGTGAAGGTCGCTGGTGTCTCACTCCTTGCACTCTACAAGGAGAAGAAGGAAAAGCCAAGGTCATAG